The following proteins are co-located in the candidate division KSB1 bacterium genome:
- a CDS encoding c-type cytochrome, translated as MTKSEINERQTWRKILAFILLVLLFGTANVHAQFPPKELKNLQVFPKDIATNELIENMKGFTRALGVRCQHCHVGEEGMPLSEFDFPADEKETKEIARFMLKMTKEINSQYMTKLGREKTIEVNCTTCHHGQNLPQTLEEVLAAIVSEEGIQAAITKYHDLRERYYGGFVYDFRENVLTRLASQLAMQNQSEEAIEILKLNIDHYPKSFLSYFTLAELYATKGDKALAKQNYEKVMELQPNPFVKKKLEALEKE; from the coding sequence ATGACAAAGTCTGAAATAAACGAAAGACAAACATGGAGGAAAATCCTGGCATTTATTTTATTGGTCTTATTATTCGGCACAGCTAATGTTCATGCCCAGTTCCCGCCAAAAGAATTGAAAAACTTGCAGGTGTTTCCAAAAGATATAGCCACCAATGAACTTATCGAAAATATGAAAGGCTTTACCAGGGCGCTGGGTGTGCGATGCCAGCATTGCCATGTGGGTGAAGAAGGGATGCCGCTTTCGGAATTCGATTTTCCTGCAGATGAAAAAGAGACCAAAGAAATTGCCCGGTTTATGCTCAAGATGACCAAAGAAATTAACAGCCAATATATGACCAAATTGGGTAGAGAGAAAACCATTGAAGTCAATTGTACAACCTGTCACCATGGTCAGAATCTGCCGCAAACGCTTGAAGAGGTGCTGGCGGCAATCGTTTCTGAAGAAGGTATACAAGCTGCTATCACGAAATACCATGATTTGCGGGAACGTTATTACGGCGGTTTTGTTTACGATTTTCGGGAAAATGTATTGACCCGGCTTGCCAGTCAACTGGCAATGCAAAATCAAAGTGAAGAAGCAATCGAAATACTTAAATTGAATATCGATCATTATCCTAAATCTTTCCTGAGTTACTTTACCTTAGCGGAGCTCTATGCGACGAAAGGTGATAAAGCATTGGCGAAGCAAAACTATGAAAAAGTAATGGAATTACAGCCAAATCCTTTTGTGAAAAAGAAACTCGAGGCACTGGAAAAAGAATAA
- a CDS encoding DoxX family protein: protein MKIILNIKLRNVQLKTILLWVLQILLALLFLAAGSGKFLAGEVWQQKFLDWGYPNNFYLVIGAVETIAAILLSIPKFTRYAVMLLVVVMLGAAMTHLFNNQAPELIRPGIFLVFLSTLIYFRKEKAA, encoded by the coding sequence TTGAAAATTATTTTAAATATTAAATTAAGGAATGTTCAATTAAAAACGATCTTATTATGGGTCCTTCAAATTCTTCTTGCTTTGTTATTTTTGGCCGCAGGAAGTGGAAAATTTTTGGCAGGAGAAGTATGGCAGCAAAAATTTCTTGATTGGGGCTATCCAAACAACTTCTATCTTGTTATTGGCGCTGTTGAAACAATTGCAGCTATCCTATTGTCAATTCCTAAATTCACAAGATATGCTGTTATGCTTTTAGTCGTAGTTATGTTAGGCGCTGCCATGACTCATCTTTTCAATAATCAAGCGCCAGAACTTATTCGTCCCGGAATTTTCCTTGTTTTTCTTTCAACTTTAATCTATTTCAGAAAAGAAAAAGCAGCTTAG
- a CDS encoding AraC family transcriptional regulator, translated as MWIIVLSFGALQGFFLAFVLFIHKLGNRRANRILAFLLLLLSFNVVRYLSVEYYNLSISFPLYIGLQTIPFLYGPLLYLYAEVSFKRNFTPIKYFVHFIPSLLILLFALSFLAESVSAKMEFIISNYPKNMRIAIYLLFFVRFLHMLFYNMMILKSIKNLAQVLKQTRSNLKEISNRWFKYLLKGYTIFLSLMLLYFLLLISGIYYSYGEQIRLVFALIITFFIHAIAFKTLINPEIISENILLHFSDDKYKNSHLTTENRIKYKTLLADYMAGSKPYHNSELKLNELAKNLSIQPYNLSQVINEQYKMNFFDFINTYRVDEAKHKLCNSATNETILSIAFSVGFNSKTAFNRAFKKNTQMTPSQFKRVNQ; from the coding sequence ATGTGGATTATCGTTTTATCTTTTGGAGCCTTGCAGGGATTTTTCCTTGCCTTTGTTTTATTCATTCACAAACTGGGCAACAGAAGAGCAAATCGGATATTGGCTTTTTTGTTACTTCTACTTTCCTTCAATGTTGTAAGGTATTTATCAGTAGAATACTACAACCTGTCGATTTCATTCCCGCTATATATCGGGTTACAAACAATCCCTTTTCTTTATGGACCTTTGTTATATCTTTATGCAGAAGTTTCATTTAAAAGAAACTTTACCCCGATAAAATATTTTGTTCATTTTATCCCTTCGTTGTTAATATTACTTTTTGCTCTTTCTTTTTTAGCAGAGAGTGTATCAGCTAAAATGGAATTTATCATATCCAATTATCCCAAAAACATGCGAATTGCTATTTACTTGCTGTTTTTTGTTCGATTTTTACACATGCTTTTTTACAATATGATGATCCTGAAATCAATCAAGAACCTGGCTCAAGTACTAAAACAAACCCGTTCAAATTTGAAGGAAATCAGTAACCGGTGGTTTAAATATTTACTAAAAGGATATACAATTTTTCTTTCGCTGATGCTTCTCTATTTTTTACTTTTAATTTCGGGTATTTATTACTCTTATGGTGAACAGATAAGATTAGTCTTTGCACTTATTATAACTTTTTTTATTCATGCCATTGCTTTCAAAACGCTAATTAATCCTGAGATAATTTCAGAAAATATTCTTCTACACTTTTCCGATGACAAATATAAAAATTCTCACTTGACAACTGAAAACAGGATTAAATACAAAACCCTTCTTGCAGATTATATGGCCGGATCTAAACCCTATCACAATAGCGAACTAAAATTGAATGAGTTGGCTAAGAACTTGTCTATTCAGCCATACAATCTTTCTCAAGTGATAAATGAACAATACAAAATGAATTTTTTTGATTTTATTAATACTTATCGAGTGGATGAAGCAAAACATAAGCTGTGTAATTCTGCAACAAATGAAACCATCCTTTCTATCGCTTTTTCCGTTGGCTTTAATAGTAAGACCGCATTTAACCGGGCATTTAAGAAAAATACACAGATGACACCTTCTCAATTCAAAAGGGTTAATCAATAA
- a CDS encoding acyl-CoA thioesterase, whose translation MAYEFKLKKLVEFAETDAAGILHFSNYFRFMELTEHAFFRSLGFSVHGGTRPRIGWPRVHVKCDYLKPLNFEDLVEIQLLVKQKKSKAIEYQFIFRKISNGSAPLEVARGTMTAVCIGFDENGMIKGAIPIPDEISRLIESAPQELFE comes from the coding sequence ATGGCATATGAATTCAAACTAAAAAAGTTGGTTGAGTTTGCAGAAACGGATGCGGCCGGAATCTTGCATTTTTCGAATTATTTTCGTTTCATGGAGCTTACCGAACATGCGTTTTTCAGATCGTTAGGTTTTTCGGTGCATGGTGGAACCAGACCCAGGATTGGCTGGCCAAGGGTGCATGTAAAATGTGATTATCTCAAACCACTCAATTTTGAAGACCTGGTTGAAATACAGCTTTTGGTTAAACAGAAAAAAAGTAAAGCAATCGAGTATCAATTTATTTTTCGCAAAATAAGTAATGGTTCTGCTCCATTGGAGGTTGCGCGAGGAACCATGACGGCAGTTTGTATTGGCTTTGATGAAAATGGAATGATTAAAGGAGCAATCCCGATTCCGGATGAAATATCAAGGTTAATAGAATCTGCACCACAAGAACTATTCGAATAG